In Treponema sp. OMZ 798, the following proteins share a genomic window:
- a CDS encoding trehalase family glycosidase — protein MNKRDFPRVHFYDQDFVDIYDRTWALVHDFWHSAGDGKQGTEGFFIYPEADGNFLNQYETIFSSFFFVYSNKNYTPNSALDFFYDRQEENGAIRNRYDFDTKEPVLKRDNPEGLGMPLFAWAEYNIYHKTGNKKRVKDIMPVLIKYMDWIEKMFKSDNGLYKSPLETVNMPNTPRKDSVFLTDFNSALAVNALYMSALGDILNDKEIDFQYKRMYFTIKTRINSMMWNEEDGFYYDLDAEGNQIKKKTLAGFWPMLAEIPNEDKAALLVEHLSNPKTFGVDHPFPSLAADEPEYDENGNGACGSVFPILNFVVVKGLEKYNRWEIARECVIRHLYYVLETLSPAGNSKKQGFLWEAYSPVKEGPAQWKGKPAFPRKQYLVSVGLSTISLMIENVIGLSISLPRKTVNWTVPNLEVMGIENLSLKRNLITILSSKSQRGWEIHMESEKLYYFTINILNEKKKTLPIPSGKCSMLIDKL, from the coding sequence GTGAATAAAAGAGATTTTCCGCGCGTTCATTTTTACGATCAAGATTTCGTGGACATTTACGATAGAACATGGGCTTTGGTTCATGATTTTTGGCATTCAGCAGGCGATGGTAAACAAGGTACCGAGGGTTTTTTTATTTATCCCGAAGCGGACGGTAATTTTTTAAATCAATATGAAACTATATTTTCCTCTTTTTTCTTTGTTTATTCAAATAAGAATTATACACCGAATTCTGCTCTTGACTTTTTTTATGACAGGCAGGAAGAAAACGGAGCTATACGCAATAGATATGATTTTGATACAAAGGAACCCGTTTTAAAGAGGGATAATCCTGAAGGGCTGGGTATGCCCTTATTTGCATGGGCTGAGTACAATATTTATCATAAGACGGGAAACAAGAAGCGTGTAAAGGATATTATGCCTGTTTTGATCAAGTACATGGACTGGATCGAAAAAATGTTTAAGTCGGATAACGGCCTTTATAAAAGTCCTCTTGAGACAGTCAATATGCCTAATACGCCGCGAAAAGATTCCGTTTTTTTAACCGATTTTAATTCGGCCCTAGCCGTAAATGCCCTTTATATGTCTGCCTTGGGCGATATACTAAACGATAAGGAAATTGATTTTCAATACAAGAGGATGTATTTTACCATAAAAACCAGAATCAACTCCATGATGTGGAATGAAGAGGACGGTTTTTATTATGATCTTGATGCTGAGGGTAATCAGATAAAGAAAAAGACCCTTGCAGGTTTTTGGCCCATGCTTGCCGAGATTCCCAACGAGGATAAGGCTGCTCTTTTGGTGGAGCACCTATCCAATCCTAAAACCTTCGGGGTTGATCATCCCTTTCCAAGCCTTGCAGCCGATGAGCCTGAATATGACGAAAACGGAAACGGTGCCTGCGGCAGCGTCTTCCCTATTTTGAATTTTGTTGTTGTAAAGGGCTTGGAAAAGTATAACCGCTGGGAGATAGCAAGAGAGTGCGTTATAAGGCACCTTTACTATGTGCTTGAAACCCTATCTCCCGCAGGAAATTCAAAAAAACAAGGCTTTTTATGGGAGGCCTATTCTCCCGTCAAGGAAGGCCCTGCCCAGTGGAAGGGAAAACCGGCCTTTCCGCGTAAGCAGTATCTGGTAAGCGTAGGTCTTTCTACAATCAGTTTAATGATAGAAAACGTTATCGGCCTTTCCATAAGCCTTCCGCGTAAGACGGTAAACTGGACGGTTCCTAACCTTGAGGTAATGGGCATAGAAAATTTAAGCCTTAAACGGAACCTGATCACCATTCTTTCGTCCAAGAGTCAGAGGGGCTGGGAAATCCACATGGAAAGCGAAAAGCTTTATTATTTTACCATAAACATCTTAAACGAAAAGAAAAAGACCCTACCGATTCCGTCAGGCAAGTGTTCAATGCTGATAGACAAGCTTTAA